In one Pseudomonas sp. Bout1 genomic region, the following are encoded:
- the grxC gene encoding glutaredoxin 3 has protein sequence MSQVVVYSSDYCPYCMRAKALLEKKGIAFEEIKVDGKPQVRAEMTKKAGRTSVPQIWIGDKHVGGCDDLFALERAGKLDALLHV, from the coding sequence ATGAGCCAGGTTGTCGTTTATTCCAGCGATTATTGCCCTTATTGCATGCGGGCCAAGGCCCTGCTTGAGAAAAAGGGCATTGCCTTCGAAGAGATCAAGGTTGATGGCAAGCCCCAGGTGCGCGCCGAGATGACCAAGAAAGCGGGGCGCACGTCCGTGCCGCAGATCTGGATCGGCGACAAGCATGTCGGTGGATGCGATGACCTGTTCGCACTCGAGCGCGCCGGTAAACTGGATGCGCTGCTTCACGTCTGA
- the secB gene encoding protein-export chaperone SecB — protein sequence MTDQQNTEAAAEEAQGPQFSLQRIYVRDLSFEAPKSPAIFRQEWTPSVALDLNTRQKALEGDFHEVVLTLSVTVKNGEEVAFIAEVQQAGIFLIQGLDEASMSHTLGAFCPNILFPYARETLDSLVTRGSFPALMLAPVNFDALYAQELQRMQQDGSPTVQ from the coding sequence ATGACTGACCAACAGAACACCGAAGCGGCAGCAGAAGAGGCTCAAGGCCCACAATTTTCCCTGCAGCGTATCTACGTACGTGACTTGTCGTTCGAAGCGCCAAAAAGCCCGGCGATCTTCCGTCAGGAATGGACCCCAAGCGTTGCGCTGGACCTGAACACCCGTCAAAAGGCTTTGGAAGGCGACTTCCATGAAGTCGTGCTGACCTTGTCGGTTACTGTCAAGAACGGCGAAGAAGTGGCCTTCATCGCTGAAGTGCAACAGGCCGGTATCTTCCTGATCCAGGGCCTGGACGAAGCGTCCATGAGCCACACCCTGGGCGCGTTCTGCCCGAACATCCTGTTCCCGTATGCCCGTGAGACCCTGGACAGCCTGGTCACCCGTGGCTCGTTCCCGGCGCTGATGCTGGCTCCGGTGAACTTCGATGCCCTGTATGCGCAAGAGCTGCAGCGCATGCAACAGGACGGTTCGCCAACGGTTCAGTAA
- a CDS encoding tRNA (cytidine(34)-2'-O)-methyltransferase, which produces MFHVILFQPEIPPNTGNVIRLCANSGCHLHLIEPLGFDMDDKRLRRAGLDYHEYATLQRHADLASCLESLNHPRLFAFTTKGSRPFHDASFAEGDAFLFGPESRGLPAEVLDALPDGHRLRLPMREGCRSLNLSNTVAVAVYEGWRQLGFK; this is translated from the coding sequence ATGTTTCACGTCATCCTTTTTCAACCAGAAATTCCGCCGAATACCGGCAACGTTATCAGGCTGTGCGCCAACAGTGGCTGCCACCTGCATTTGATCGAGCCGCTGGGCTTCGACATGGACGACAAGCGGCTGCGCCGCGCCGGGCTGGACTACCACGAGTACGCCACCCTGCAACGCCATGCCGACCTCGCCAGTTGCCTTGAAAGCCTGAACCACCCACGGTTGTTCGCGTTTACCACCAAAGGCTCGCGGCCGTTCCATGATGCCAGCTTTGCCGAGGGCGACGCCTTCCTGTTCGGCCCGGAAAGCCGGGGCCTGCCGGCGGAGGTGCTGGACGCGCTGCCCGACGGCCACCGCCTGCGCTTGCCGATGCGCGAAGGCTGTCGCAGCCTGAACCTGTCCAATACCGTGGCCGTCGCGGTCTACGAAGGTTGGCGCCAGCTCGGTTTCAAGTAA
- the ntrC gene encoding nitrogen regulation protein NR(I): MSRSETVWIVDDDRSIRWVLEKALQQEGMTTQSFDSADGVMSRLARQQPDVIISDIRMPGASGLDLLARIREQHPRLPVIIMTAHSDLDSAVASYQGGAFEYLPKPFDVDEAVALVKRANQHAQEQQNQEAPPALTRTPEIIGEAPAMQEVFRAIGRLSHSNITVLINGESGTGKELVAHALHRHSPRAASPFIALNMAAIPKDLMESELFGHEKGAFTGAANLRRGRFEQADGGTLFLDEIGDMPADTQTRLLRVLADGEFYRVGGHTPVKVDVRIIAATHQNLETLVHAGKFREDLFHRLNVIRIHIPRMSDRREDIPTLARHFLSRAAQELAVEPKLLKSETEEYLKNLPWPGNVRQLENTCRWITVMASGREVHISDLPPELLSLPQDSAPVTNWEQALRQWADQALARGQSNLLDSAVPAFERIMIETALKHTAGRRRDAAVLLGWGRNTLTRKIKELGMKVDGGDDDEGDEA; the protein is encoded by the coding sequence ATGAGCCGTAGTGAAACTGTCTGGATCGTCGATGACGACCGTTCTATCCGCTGGGTCCTGGAGAAAGCCTTGCAACAGGAAGGCATGACCACCCAGAGCTTCGACAGCGCCGACGGGGTGATGAGCCGCCTGGCTCGCCAGCAGCCTGACGTGATCATCTCCGACATCCGCATGCCTGGCGCCAGTGGCCTGGACCTGCTTGCACGGATTCGCGAGCAGCACCCGCGCTTGCCGGTGATCATCATGACTGCGCACTCGGACCTGGACAGCGCTGTCGCGTCCTATCAGGGCGGCGCCTTTGAATACCTGCCGAAACCGTTCGACGTGGACGAAGCAGTGGCGCTGGTAAAACGCGCCAACCAGCACGCCCAGGAACAGCAGAACCAGGAAGCCCCGCCGGCCCTGACCCGTACTCCGGAAATCATCGGCGAAGCACCGGCGATGCAGGAAGTGTTTCGCGCCATCGGGCGCTTGAGCCACTCCAACATCACTGTGCTGATCAACGGCGAGTCGGGCACCGGTAAAGAGTTGGTGGCCCACGCCCTGCACCGTCACAGCCCACGGGCCGCGTCGCCGTTCATTGCGTTGAACATGGCGGCGATTCCCAAAGACTTGATGGAGTCGGAGCTGTTCGGCCATGAAAAAGGCGCGTTCACCGGCGCGGCCAACCTGCGCCGTGGCCGCTTTGAACAAGCCGATGGCGGCACGCTGTTCCTCGATGAAATCGGCGACATGCCGGCCGACACCCAGACGCGCTTGCTGCGGGTACTGGCCGACGGCGAGTTTTACCGCGTAGGCGGGCACACGCCGGTCAAGGTCGACGTACGGATCATCGCCGCGACTCACCAGAACCTCGAAACCCTGGTGCACGCCGGCAAATTCCGTGAAGACTTGTTCCACCGCCTGAACGTGATCCGCATCCACATCCCACGGATGTCGGACCGCCGCGAAGACATCCCGACCCTGGCCCGGCACTTCCTCAGCCGCGCTGCCCAGGAGCTGGCCGTCGAGCCCAAGCTGCTGAAAAGCGAGACCGAGGAGTACCTGAAGAACCTGCCATGGCCGGGCAACGTGCGTCAGCTGGAGAACACCTGCCGCTGGATCACGGTGATGGCGTCGGGGCGCGAAGTGCATATCAGCGATTTGCCGCCCGAGCTGTTGAGCCTGCCTCAGGATTCGGCACCGGTGACCAACTGGGAGCAGGCGCTGCGCCAGTGGGCCGACCAGGCTCTGGCACGTGGCCAGTCGAACCTGCTGGACAGCGCTGTGCCGGCCTTCGAGCGGATCATGATCGAAACCGCTCTCAAGCATACCGCCGGCCGTCGTCGCGACGCCGCCGTGCTGCTGGGCTGGGGCCGTAACACCCTGACTCGCAAGATCAAGGAGCTGGGGATGAAGGTCGACGGCGGGGATGATGATGAGGGTGATGAGGCCTGA
- the glnL gene encoding nitrogen regulation protein NR(II), translated as MTISDALHRLLLDNLTTATILLNDELRLEYMNPAAEMLLAISGQRSHGQFISELFTESAEALSSLRQAVEQAHPFTKREAMLTALTGQTLTVDYAVTPILSHGATLLLLEVHPRDRLLRITKEEAQLSKQETSKMLVRGLAHEIKNPLGGIRGAAQLLARELPDENLKDYTNVIIEEADRLRNLVDRMLGSNKLPSLAMTNVHEVLERVCQLVDAESQGCITLVRDYDPSIPDVLIDREQMIQAVLNIVRNAMQAISSQNELRLGRISLRTRALRQFTIGHVRHRLVTKVEINDNGPGIPAELQETIFFPMVSGRPDGTGLGLAITQNIISQHQGLIECESHPGHTTFSIFLPLEQGAPST; from the coding sequence ATGACCATCAGCGACGCACTGCACCGCCTGCTACTCGACAACCTGACCACCGCGACCATTCTGCTCAATGACGAACTTCGTCTTGAGTACATGAACCCGGCGGCGGAGATGCTGCTGGCCATCAGCGGACAGCGCAGCCATGGGCAATTTATCAGTGAACTGTTCACCGAATCGGCCGAGGCCTTGAGCTCGTTGCGCCAGGCCGTGGAGCAGGCGCACCCGTTCACCAAGCGCGAAGCGATGCTCACCGCCCTCACCGGCCAGACCCTGACCGTCGACTACGCGGTAACACCGATCCTGAGCCACGGCGCCACCTTGCTGCTGCTGGAGGTGCATCCCCGTGATCGCCTGCTGCGCATCACCAAGGAAGAGGCGCAACTGTCCAAGCAGGAAACCAGCAAGATGCTGGTGCGCGGCCTCGCCCATGAGATCAAGAACCCGCTGGGCGGGATTCGCGGCGCCGCACAGTTGCTGGCCCGTGAACTGCCGGACGAGAACCTGAAGGACTACACCAACGTCATCATCGAGGAAGCCGACCGCCTGCGTAACCTGGTAGACCGCATGCTCGGCTCCAACAAGCTGCCGTCGCTGGCGATGACCAACGTGCACGAAGTGCTGGAGCGCGTTTGCCAACTGGTGGATGCCGAAAGCCAGGGTTGCATCACCTTGGTGCGCGACTATGACCCGAGCATTCCCGACGTATTGATCGACCGCGAACAGATGATTCAGGCGGTGCTCAATATCGTGCGCAACGCGATGCAGGCCATCAGCAGCCAGAACGAACTGCGCCTGGGCCGCATCAGCCTGCGTACCCGTGCCCTGCGCCAGTTCACCATCGGCCACGTGCGCCATCGCCTGGTGACCAAGGTCGAGATCAACGACAACGGCCCCGGCATCCCTGCAGAGCTGCAGGAAACCATCTTTTTCCCAATGGTCAGCGGCCGCCCGGACGGTACCGGGCTCGGCTTGGCCATTACCCAGAACATCATCAGCCAGCACCAGGGTTTGATCGAGTGTGAGAGCCATCCCGGCCACACCACGTTCTCGATCTTTCTGCCACTGGAACAAGGAGCCCCATCGACATGA
- a CDS encoding chorismate mutase — protein MKFKLGFILLAISANVFAAPPTLAPLLDSIAERLAIADQVALSKWDSHKPVEDRAREQDVIASVVAQAPSYKLAPAQAEQFFSAQIEANKLVQYAHLSDWRLQGKAPNDPRPDLVGQIRPELDLLQKRLLQQLADFTPERSNPQCPQWLAQANHQPSRDTLHQLAMIRATAELCVYKN, from the coding sequence TTGAAATTCAAACTTGGGTTCATCTTGCTGGCCATCAGCGCCAATGTATTCGCAGCACCACCCACCCTCGCCCCACTGCTCGACAGCATTGCCGAACGCCTGGCGATTGCCGACCAGGTGGCCCTGAGCAAATGGGACAGCCACAAGCCCGTCGAAGACCGTGCACGGGAGCAGGACGTGATCGCCAGTGTCGTTGCCCAGGCGCCGAGCTACAAACTGGCACCGGCGCAGGCCGAGCAGTTTTTCTCGGCCCAGATCGAAGCGAACAAACTGGTGCAATACGCCCACCTGTCCGACTGGCGGCTGCAAGGCAAGGCACCCAATGACCCGCGCCCGGATCTGGTCGGCCAAATTCGCCCTGAACTGGACCTGCTGCAAAAGCGCCTGCTGCAACAGCTTGCAGACTTCACCCCCGAGCGCAGCAACCCACAATGTCCACAATGGCTGGCCCAGGCTAATCACCAGCCATCCCGAGATACGTTGCACCAGTTAGCAATGATCCGCGCCACCGCCGAACTATGCGTCTACAAGAACTAA